A DNA window from Maribellus comscasis contains the following coding sequences:
- a CDS encoding sulfatase family protein, whose translation MKKTYLLFIFIAALSSNLFAGNKSTPPNIILIFCDDLGYADLSSYGSLWNQTPEVDQMAVEGVRFTDFYAGAPVCSPSRAGLMTGCYARRVDLDLDQNNAWVLFPKAKKGINPEETILPEALKKAGYSTAIIGKWHLGDQPEFLPINHGFDYWFGLPYSNDMGIEKENIPLLPIMQNEKVIGVINQKSESEMSTLTERYTEEALNWIGKNKKKPFFIYLAHTMPHNPVAARKQFHRKTNNLKKGFGASVAEISWSTGEILNYLKQEGLAKNTLVIFTSDNGGQPYWGASNGILKGNKGQTFEGGIRVPCIAWWPGRIKPGTTCNSPASVLDFYSTFTALANLNINDSIKRDGTDISDYLFNPAKIREDRPFFYWHVGYLQAVRYGDWKLNLLGQFSKEEQQNILKSTYGHTVFPDNIELYNLRSDPGEKTNVADKNPEIVAQIQKLAEKEISALGEWTDKGPEVRKTIYIDSPEILLK comes from the coding sequence ATGAAAAAAACTTATTTACTGTTTATTTTTATCGCTGCTTTGTCATCCAATTTATTCGCCGGAAATAAATCAACTCCCCCAAATATCATCTTAATTTTTTGCGACGATCTGGGATATGCTGATTTGTCGAGTTACGGTTCCTTATGGAACCAAACCCCGGAAGTGGATCAAATGGCTGTTGAAGGAGTCAGGTTTACTGATTTTTATGCTGGCGCTCCGGTTTGCTCACCGTCTCGTGCCGGTTTAATGACGGGCTGCTACGCCCGGAGGGTCGACCTGGATTTAGATCAAAATAATGCATGGGTGCTTTTCCCAAAAGCTAAAAAAGGCATCAATCCGGAAGAAACGATTTTGCCTGAAGCGCTTAAAAAAGCTGGTTATTCAACGGCAATTATTGGCAAGTGGCATTTGGGTGATCAACCGGAATTTTTACCGATAAATCATGGTTTCGATTATTGGTTCGGACTGCCTTATTCCAACGATATGGGGATTGAAAAAGAAAATATTCCGCTGTTACCCATCATGCAAAATGAAAAGGTTATTGGTGTAATAAATCAGAAAAGTGAAAGCGAAATGTCGACACTTACGGAACGTTACACTGAAGAAGCATTGAATTGGATAGGGAAAAATAAGAAAAAACCGTTTTTTATCTATCTGGCACATACCATGCCTCACAATCCGGTGGCTGCCCGGAAACAGTTCCACCGGAAAACAAATAATCTTAAAAAAGGATTTGGGGCATCGGTTGCTGAAATTAGCTGGTCAACAGGTGAAATTCTCAATTATTTAAAACAAGAAGGGCTTGCAAAAAACACACTGGTGATTTTTACTTCTGATAATGGCGGTCAACCCTATTGGGGAGCAAGCAACGGCATTTTGAAAGGGAACAAAGGGCAGACTTTTGAAGGTGGTATTCGTGTTCCGTGCATTGCATGGTGGCCGGGGAGAATAAAGCCCGGAACTACTTGTAACTCTCCTGCTTCTGTACTCGATTTTTATTCAACATTTACTGCACTGGCAAATCTTAACATTAACGATAGTATAAAAAGGGACGGTACAGATATTTCTGATTATCTGTTTAATCCCGCAAAAATAAGAGAAGATCGTCCATTTTTTTACTGGCATGTGGGGTATCTTCAGGCAGTACGCTATGGCGACTGGAAACTTAATTTACTTGGACAGTTTTCAAAAGAGGAGCAGCAAAATATTCTTAAAAGCACTTATGGACATACCGTTTTTCCCGATAATATTGAATTGTATAATTTACGTTCAGATCCGGGGGAAAAAACAAATGTAGCGGATAAAAATCCTGAGATAGTAGCTCAAATTCAAAAACTAGCTGAAAAAGAAATAAGCGCGCTTGGGGAATGGACAGATAAAGGTCCCGAAGTCCGGAAGACCATTTATATTGATTCTCCGGAAATACTGTTGAAATAA
- a CDS encoding arylsulfatase, which produces MNRLKYSILVISVLFVSCSKKQPNVILIMTDDQGYGDLACHGNPYVKTPALDKLYEESVRFTDFHVDPCCSPTRAALMTGCYSSRAGVWHTIGGRSLLKEGMTTIADVFDNNGYATGIFGKWHLGENYPFRPNDRGFRESIVHGGGAIGANPDYWGNDYDDDTYIHNGNYEKFEGYCNTVWFSEAIKYIKNNRNKPFFCYISTNVPHAPLRVDEEYVKPYKNLVSDRLAHYYGMVTKLDEDLGNLLTTLKEMDLEENAILIFMTDNGPCPWFGGIVIDFETGFVKEGYSAGMRGGKIWGYENAHRVPFFVRWPGAKIGGGKEINALSAHIDLMPTLIDLCDLKKPDDLKYDGRSLVPLLNEEVKEWPERTLFIHNQRVEYPVKDKEYQVLTEKWRLVKREKDELYDIKSDPGERNDVAAQNPDIVKDLYGRYEKWWEDISVDFDTYAEIAIGTEHENPVTLNAHDAHTRNGKKIWVVNVARDGKYEIKLNHWPAESGKRIVENTSGDIDLPIASADLTVGNMNRTAEVTSEMKSVIFEVDLKAGTTCLQAYFNLKEPGKTIRTDCVYIEYLGDPDPTELAKYNASVPFDVLREKYRQNVVLYD; this is translated from the coding sequence ATGAACAGATTAAAATATTCAATATTGGTGATTTCTGTTTTGTTTGTTTCTTGCTCAAAGAAACAGCCCAATGTTATTTTAATAATGACAGATGATCAGGGGTACGGTGACCTTGCCTGTCATGGAAATCCTTATGTAAAAACTCCTGCACTGGACAAACTTTACGAGGAAAGTGTACGCTTTACCGATTTTCATGTAGATCCATGTTGCTCACCAACCCGTGCAGCATTAATGACAGGATGCTATTCGTCGAGAGCCGGAGTGTGGCATACAATTGGCGGACGATCGCTTTTAAAGGAGGGTATGACTACAATTGCCGACGTTTTTGACAACAATGGATACGCGACAGGAATTTTTGGAAAATGGCACCTGGGAGAAAATTATCCTTTCAGGCCCAACGATCGCGGATTCAGGGAATCAATAGTACACGGCGGTGGCGCAATAGGAGCTAACCCCGATTACTGGGGAAATGATTATGACGATGACACTTATATTCATAACGGGAACTACGAAAAGTTTGAAGGCTATTGCAATACGGTTTGGTTTAGCGAAGCAATTAAGTATATAAAAAATAACCGTAATAAACCATTCTTTTGTTACATCTCAACCAATGTACCTCATGCGCCTCTGAGAGTTGACGAGGAATATGTAAAACCTTATAAGAACCTTGTTTCCGATCGTTTGGCTCACTATTATGGAATGGTTACTAAATTGGACGAAGACCTTGGAAATCTGTTAACGACATTGAAAGAAATGGACCTCGAGGAAAATGCAATACTGATATTTATGACCGATAACGGCCCCTGCCCATGGTTTGGTGGTATTGTTATTGATTTTGAAACAGGTTTTGTGAAAGAAGGCTATAGTGCAGGAATGAGAGGGGGCAAAATTTGGGGATATGAGAACGCCCACAGAGTGCCATTTTTTGTTCGTTGGCCCGGGGCTAAAATAGGTGGCGGGAAAGAAATTAATGCGCTTTCAGCCCATATCGATTTAATGCCAACACTTATTGACTTGTGCGATCTAAAGAAACCGGATGATCTGAAATACGATGGCAGAAGCCTGGTGCCTCTTTTAAACGAGGAAGTTAAAGAGTGGCCGGAAAGAACCCTTTTTATCCACAATCAAAGGGTTGAATATCCGGTTAAGGACAAGGAATATCAAGTGCTTACCGAGAAATGGAGGCTTGTGAAACGCGAAAAAGATGAATTGTATGATATTAAATCCGATCCCGGGGAAAGAAACGATGTTGCAGCACAAAACCCCGATATTGTAAAAGATCTTTATGGCAGGTACGAAAAATGGTGGGAAGATATTTCTGTTGATTTTGATACATATGCTGAAATAGCGATTGGAACGGAACACGAAAATCCCGTAACTCTGAATGCACACGATGCCCATACACGAAATGGTAAAAAAATCTGGGTTGTTAATGTGGCTCGCGATGGTAAATATGAGATAAAGCTTAATCACTGGCCCGCAGAGTCGGGCAAAAGAATTGTTGAAAACACTTCTGGCGATATTGATTTGCCAATTGCCAGCGCAGATCTGACGGTCGGTAATATGAACAGAACAGCCGAGGTTACATCAGAAATGAAAAGTGTGATTTTCGAGGTTGATTTGAAAGCCGGTACAACATGCCTGCAAGCATATTTTAATCTGAAAGAGCCAGGGAAAACGATACGAACAGATTGTGTTTATATAGAATATCTGGGCGACCCCGATCCAACAGAATTGGCTAAATACAATGCATCAGTTCCGTTCGATGTGTTAAGGGAAAAATACCGTCAAAACGTAGTTTTATATGATTGA
- a CDS encoding M1 family aminopeptidase, which produces MKNIILISIFFIFSLMAHSQIADVAGLPVSPERSRDYDAIHYKISLSVDFDKKYLEGQNTITLASLTNGLKKIKLDAESILVTDVLSNKGVHLDFYQTEENLFIKTARSYGDNDTITFTVKYHLSEPVPGLRFIEAKGNRPEQVSSDCFPNKARQWIPCYDFPNDKATQEMIITTNSKYKVLSNGRFIRKTENNNGTSTWHWRQENPNSTYLINLSIADYLVVKDSLQNLPVNYWVYHSMADDVERVFGKTPYMIEFFNHLYNYEYPWAKYDQVVSGYIGGGAEATSATLLGEGIVTDEYTEQDYYREYVIAHEIAHQWWGDLITCRSWEHTWLNESFGTYSDHLYTSYDKGKDEGDYDLLTKKNNYLEEAHNRFMRPIVYLNYEQPGDNFNRHTYEKGACTLHLFRYILGDDIFFRVISAFLHKHEFQSVTTSDFIKCVKDVSGKNMDWFFDQYFYRPGHPVFNIRKTWDEENKELTLTIIQEQDKWENVPIYMIPVRLGIFSEGKKEVKEYWIREKTEDIKIHLDTEPDMVRFDDGNYILKEWTYRKSQKELLFQAINDDMTGRMWAVNQLAQYKDEPKTLELWKRIAEGDVFWAVRSAAIEMIGKYHGEDNNDFLKKCAGDNRSKTRAAAIKAMGDLKESSNKDFFKKTFKTENSYAVKAEALIAIGKCGGKSDVSFLKEAGLQKSYSNVVAKASQKAIQIISENE; this is translated from the coding sequence ATGAAAAATATTATTTTGATAAGCATATTTTTTATTTTTTCACTAATGGCTCATAGTCAGATTGCTGATGTTGCCGGTCTCCCGGTTTCTCCTGAACGATCAAGAGATTATGATGCTATTCACTATAAAATATCTTTGTCTGTTGATTTTGACAAAAAATATCTGGAAGGTCAGAACACAATCACTTTAGCTTCTTTAACAAACGGCCTTAAAAAGATAAAACTGGATGCTGAATCAATATTGGTTACAGATGTTCTGAGTAATAAGGGTGTCCATCTTGATTTTTATCAAACGGAGGAAAACTTGTTTATTAAAACAGCCCGGTCTTATGGGGATAATGATACCATTACCTTTACAGTTAAATATCATCTGTCCGAACCTGTTCCCGGTTTGAGGTTTATTGAAGCCAAAGGTAACAGGCCTGAACAGGTATCGTCAGACTGTTTTCCAAACAAGGCGCGACAATGGATTCCCTGTTATGATTTCCCCAACGATAAGGCAACACAGGAAATGATAATTACCACTAACAGCAAATACAAAGTTCTGTCGAATGGCAGGTTTATTCGTAAAACTGAGAACAATAATGGTACTTCTACGTGGCACTGGCGGCAGGAAAACCCCAATTCTACTTATCTTATTAATTTAAGCATTGCCGATTATTTGGTGGTCAAAGATTCGTTGCAGAATCTTCCGGTTAATTACTGGGTCTATCATTCAATGGCCGATGATGTAGAGAGGGTATTTGGAAAAACACCCTATATGATTGAGTTTTTTAACCACTTGTATAATTATGAATACCCGTGGGCAAAATACGATCAGGTTGTTTCCGGCTACATAGGCGGAGGTGCAGAAGCAACTTCTGCTACTTTGTTGGGTGAAGGAATTGTAACCGATGAATACACAGAGCAGGACTATTACCGGGAATATGTAATCGCCCATGAAATTGCGCATCAGTGGTGGGGCGATCTTATCACATGCAGAAGTTGGGAGCATACCTGGCTCAATGAAAGTTTTGGCACATATTCGGACCACTTGTATACAAGTTACGATAAAGGGAAAGATGAAGGAGATTATGATCTTCTGACAAAGAAAAATAATTATCTCGAAGAAGCTCATAACCGGTTTATGAGGCCAATTGTATACCTCAATTATGAGCAACCAGGTGATAATTTTAATCGCCACACTTACGAAAAAGGAGCATGTACATTGCATCTTTTTAGGTATATTCTCGGGGATGATATATTCTTTAGAGTCATCAGCGCTTTTCTTCATAAGCATGAGTTTCAATCGGTAACCACGTCTGATTTTATAAAATGCGTAAAAGATGTTAGTGGGAAAAATATGGATTGGTTTTTTGACCAATATTTTTACAGGCCGGGACATCCTGTTTTTAATATCAGAAAAACATGGGATGAAGAAAATAAAGAACTTACCCTGACAATAATTCAGGAACAGGACAAATGGGAAAATGTTCCTATTTATATGATACCCGTGCGTTTAGGTATTTTTTCAGAAGGAAAAAAAGAAGTAAAGGAATACTGGATAAGGGAAAAAACAGAGGATATTAAAATTCATCTGGATACGGAACCCGATATGGTTCGGTTTGATGATGGAAACTATATTTTAAAAGAATGGACATATAGAAAAAGTCAGAAAGAACTTTTATTTCAGGCAATTAACGACGATATGACCGGCCGGATGTGGGCTGTAAATCAGTTGGCTCAATATAAAGACGAGCCTAAAACTTTGGAATTGTGGAAACGTATCGCGGAGGGAGATGTATTTTGGGCAGTAAGGTCGGCAGCCATTGAAATGATTGGTAAATATCATGGAGAAGACAACAATGATTTTCTTAAAAAATGTGCAGGTGATAACCGATCAAAAACAAGGGCAGCAGCCATAAAAGCAATGGGGGATTTAAAAGAATCATCGAATAAAGACTTTTTTAAAAAAACTTTCAAAACTGAAAACAGCTATGCCGTAAAAGCAGAAGCATTAATTGCAATTGGGAAATGTGGCGGTAAATCAGATGTTTCCTTTTTGAAGGAAGCAGGGCTGCAAAAATCATATAGCAATGTTGTTGCGAAAGCTTCACAAAAGGCTATTCAAATAATTTCAGAAAACGAATAA
- a CDS encoding glycoside hydrolase family 31 protein: MKNFKKITAVILMVFIFTPGKIYSQVKKEGLFTQFENRLQWEDEGELFWIDAFGTDALRFRSTKSLRISDQNWNLLSQPDVQLEISITEDKAVVRNGKIKAEIESRRGRITYLNGKDEVLLREAYHHHHPQFARQYKSKGSDRFEMKVTFDAEKDEHLYGMGQYPNDCLDLKGTVLELAQKNTQISIPFLLSSKGYGFIWNNPAIGRAELSLTHTSFYAEYAKQIDYVIFPGETPADLVTHYSNLTGKSPKMPEYATGFWQSKLRYYSQNDLLSVAREYKKRNLPISVIVADFYHWPVTGDWKFNNDFWPDPAAMIKELDSMGIKLLVSVWPTLAAKSENYEEFRRSNFTIRPESGNNLFLKVNDDLTFVDVTHPGARKAFWSKLKENYWDLGVRMFWMDEAEPEMEPLEYYNVRYYEGNGLELSCLYPYYFAKTIYDGQIASGQTEVINLTRSGWIGSQRLGTILWSGDIKGDFPTLRRQVKAGLNISLCGIPWWTTDIGGFWANPQSEDYKEVLIRWFQYGTFCPVMRIHGVNSPMKKIEGQLTGTGGPNEVWSFGNDAFKIMSHYLDVRERLRPYVQKHMDIASEKGIPVMRPLFFDFPEDEMCYIVEDQYMFGPDILVAPVLEEKITSRQIYLPSGSQWVDARTGKKYKGGQTIDYKVEIENIPLFTRNNFDFKL, encoded by the coding sequence ATGAAAAATTTTAAAAAGATTACCGCGGTAATCCTGATGGTTTTTATTTTCACACCGGGGAAAATTTATTCCCAGGTAAAAAAGGAGGGATTGTTTACTCAATTTGAAAATCGTCTGCAATGGGAAGATGAAGGAGAATTATTTTGGATCGACGCTTTCGGTACCGATGCACTGCGGTTCAGGAGTACAAAAAGTCTTCGCATCTCCGACCAAAACTGGAACTTGCTTTCGCAACCCGATGTACAGCTTGAAATATCAATAACTGAAGATAAGGCGGTAGTAAGAAATGGCAAAATCAAGGCCGAAATAGAATCACGCAGAGGGCGGATTACCTACTTAAACGGTAAAGATGAGGTGCTGCTTCGTGAAGCTTATCATCATCATCACCCACAGTTTGCACGTCAGTATAAAAGTAAAGGGAGTGATCGTTTTGAAATGAAAGTGACCTTCGACGCAGAAAAAGACGAACATTTATACGGTATGGGGCAATATCCGAATGACTGTCTCGACCTGAAAGGAACCGTTTTGGAACTCGCACAAAAAAATACGCAAATCTCTATTCCTTTTTTGCTTTCGAGTAAGGGATATGGTTTTATCTGGAATAATCCCGCTATTGGCCGGGCGGAGTTATCGCTTACCCATACCAGTTTTTATGCTGAATATGCAAAGCAAATTGACTATGTTATTTTCCCGGGAGAAACACCTGCCGATTTGGTTACTCATTATTCCAACCTGACGGGGAAGTCACCCAAAATGCCGGAATATGCAACCGGTTTCTGGCAATCAAAGCTACGTTATTATTCACAAAACGATTTATTGTCGGTAGCTCGTGAATACAAAAAACGAAATTTGCCAATTTCGGTAATCGTAGCCGATTTTTACCACTGGCCGGTTACCGGTGACTGGAAATTTAATAATGATTTTTGGCCCGATCCTGCTGCTATGATAAAGGAACTGGATAGTATGGGAATAAAATTACTTGTTTCAGTTTGGCCTACACTTGCTGCTAAAAGTGAAAATTATGAAGAATTTAGACGCAGCAATTTTACCATTCGCCCTGAATCAGGGAATAATCTCTTTTTAAAGGTAAACGATGATCTTACCTTTGTTGATGTAACACATCCGGGCGCCAGAAAAGCATTTTGGTCCAAACTGAAAGAAAATTACTGGGATTTGGGAGTTCGTATGTTTTGGATGGATGAAGCTGAACCCGAAATGGAACCTCTTGAATATTATAATGTCAGGTACTATGAGGGGAACGGCCTTGAGTTATCATGTTTGTATCCCTATTATTTTGCTAAGACCATTTATGACGGGCAGATCGCCAGTGGGCAAACCGAAGTTATTAATCTGACCCGCAGCGGATGGATTGGAAGTCAACGTTTGGGAACTATCTTGTGGTCAGGCGATATAAAAGGAGATTTTCCTACTCTGCGACGTCAGGTAAAAGCAGGCTTAAACATCAGTTTGTGCGGAATACCCTGGTGGACTACTGACATAGGAGGTTTTTGGGCCAATCCGCAATCGGAGGATTACAAAGAGGTGTTAATCCGATGGTTTCAGTACGGTACATTTTGCCCTGTAATGAGGATTCACGGGGTAAACAGCCCAATGAAAAAAATTGAGGGGCAACTTACCGGTACCGGCGGGCCAAACGAAGTATGGAGCTTTGGCAATGATGCATTTAAAATTATGTCTCACTACCTGGATGTGAGGGAAAGATTACGCCCGTATGTGCAAAAACATATGGATATTGCTTCAGAAAAAGGTATCCCGGTTATGCGCCCGCTTTTTTTTGATTTTCCGGAAGATGAAATGTGTTATATCGTAGAGGATCAGTATATGTTTGGTCCCGATATTCTTGTGGCTCCTGTGTTGGAAGAGAAAATAACTTCCAGGCAAATCTATTTGCCAAGTGGTTCTCAATGGGTAGATGCGCGAACAGGGAAAAAGTACAAAGGCGGTCAAACAATTGATTATAAAGTTGAAATTGAAAATATACCTCTTTTTACCAGAAATAATTTTGACTTTAAGCTGTAA
- a CDS encoding LamG domain-containing protein, translated as MSVAQSPILSWDFSKVNNRSIAEQQSGIPDTLEGNFNLAAGVKGKGLKLDGFTSRLIHNDSELPIPGEEITVEAWVALGNYPWNWCPVLTTESNEIKGYRLMIGPHGEASFQTAIGGQWISCTTERLSIPLRKWMHIVGVYRANKEMTVYINGEKSAELPIRGKINYSRDKNCIIGMVAYPEKPSDIHRTWGTLPQYFGLNGIIDEVKVFDKAKTSNDIAGDFAGYDTKAPEIEPHRLPSVENQSGRFGAFYTKLKYYDEWDNLWPVDQDPDIAVCFDKLPVNVIFWRGIRYGTSWVSENNNWMSDQSIEAWGVGDADKEGCFEHMQDRHCRFSHVRIIENTDARVVVHWRYAPVSAYNNTWRVDPKTGWECWIDEYHYIYPDAAGIRKVSWKKGTLGYPRQFQESLPLLHPGQVESDLLQKDYVHVADYEGNIAPVSYVENPGSMDTEFAKDYTVQQYNFKSENKPFICFEPGNEMIVRWNNLARYNQHGGCNHFPVGQARCDGRTSTTSDRPSHCGSFPISYPVINENGDRNYWNGLYGINGMDMKEVVKLGRSWAYAPDIEIEGRDFVSYGYDKSERCYQIESKTLKPKKLEFKLVGNNESPICNPAFFIKNWPAEKAEVLVNGKPAKDARVGINHELEGDNLVVFLFLEKDETVTITIAPVKL; from the coding sequence ATGTCTGTTGCTCAGAGCCCCATTCTGTCGTGGGACTTTAGCAAAGTAAATAACAGAAGTATTGCGGAGCAGCAAAGTGGGATTCCGGATACACTGGAAGGGAATTTTAACCTTGCAGCAGGAGTAAAAGGCAAGGGTTTGAAACTGGATGGATTTACATCCCGCTTGATACACAACGATTCCGAATTACCGATTCCCGGCGAAGAAATAACCGTTGAAGCATGGGTGGCCCTGGGAAATTATCCATGGAACTGGTGTCCTGTGCTAACCACCGAAAGCAATGAAATAAAAGGCTACCGTTTAATGATAGGTCCGCACGGAGAGGCCTCTTTTCAAACTGCCATTGGCGGGCAATGGATTTCGTGCACAACCGAAAGATTAAGTATTCCTTTAAGAAAATGGATGCATATTGTTGGAGTGTACCGTGCCAATAAAGAGATGACTGTTTATATTAACGGTGAAAAAAGTGCAGAACTCCCGATTCGGGGAAAAATAAATTATTCCAGAGACAAGAACTGTATTATCGGCATGGTTGCATATCCTGAAAAACCTTCCGACATTCACCGGACCTGGGGAACACTGCCCCAATATTTTGGATTAAACGGAATAATAGATGAAGTAAAAGTTTTTGATAAAGCAAAAACAAGTAACGATATTGCCGGTGATTTTGCCGGTTACGATACTAAAGCTCCTGAAATTGAACCGCACAGGCTTCCCTCAGTTGAAAACCAGTCCGGTCGTTTTGGAGCGTTTTATACCAAATTAAAATATTACGACGAGTGGGATAATTTGTGGCCGGTTGATCAGGACCCGGATATTGCTGTCTGTTTTGATAAACTGCCGGTAAATGTAATTTTTTGGCGGGGAATAAGATATGGCACTTCCTGGGTTTCTGAAAATAACAACTGGATGTCGGATCAAAGTATTGAAGCCTGGGGAGTTGGTGATGCAGACAAGGAAGGCTGTTTTGAACATATGCAGGATCGCCATTGTCGTTTTTCTCATGTAAGAATTATTGAAAATACCGATGCCCGGGTTGTTGTTCACTGGAGGTATGCACCTGTTAGCGCATACAACAATACCTGGAGAGTTGACCCCAAAACAGGCTGGGAGTGCTGGATTGACGAATATCATTATATATATCCCGATGCGGCAGGTATCCGAAAGGTATCATGGAAAAAAGGAACACTGGGTTACCCGCGCCAGTTTCAGGAATCGTTACCATTGCTTCATCCCGGTCAGGTGGAGAGCGATTTACTCCAAAAGGATTACGTTCACGTGGCTGATTATGAGGGCAATATTGCTCCGGTTTCTTATGTCGAAAATCCCGGAAGTATGGATACTGAATTTGCAAAGGATTACACTGTACAGCAATACAATTTCAAATCGGAGAACAAACCATTTATATGTTTTGAACCGGGCAACGAGATGATAGTGAGATGGAATAATCTGGCAAGATACAACCAACATGGCGGGTGTAACCATTTCCCGGTTGGCCAGGCGAGGTGCGACGGGCGTACCAGTACCACATCCGATCGCCCTTCCCATTGTGGCAGTTTTCCTATTTCATACCCGGTAATAAATGAAAATGGCGATCGCAACTACTGGAATGGACTGTATGGAATAAACGGAATGGATATGAAAGAAGTTGTAAAGCTTGGCCGGTCTTGGGCTTATGCACCTGATATAGAAATAGAAGGGAGAGATTTTGTTTCGTATGGTTACGATAAAAGTGAAAGATGCTACCAAATTGAAAGTAAAACATTAAAACCCAAAAAACTGGAGTTTAAACTGGTAGGAAACAATGAAAGTCCAATTTGTAATCCGGCGTTTTTTATAAAGAACTGGCCAGCAGAAAAGGCAGAAGTACTTGTTAACGGGAAGCCAGCAAAGGATGCAAGAGTAGGAATTAACCATGAACTCGAAGGAGATAATCTGGTGGTTTTCTTGTTTCTTGAAAAAGATGAGACGGTTACAATAACAATTGCCCCGGTGAAATTATAG